In one window of Poriferisphaera corsica DNA:
- a CDS encoding DinB family protein, with amino-acid sequence MSLYDHFLAELEQEAIATRQFLANIPADQLDWQPHPKSLTIGQLGLHIASAPSAILNMLSEDRFEVPDFNKGPRENPESLQHIQDAFEQSVADFKAAAATLSDEYLSSTWTIVTADDQDMLALPRYAAIRSLLFNHLYHHRGQLGVFLRLIGATVPSAYGPSGDQLPEWAEQHAAQ; translated from the coding sequence ATGAGCCTGTACGACCATTTTCTCGCTGAACTAGAACAAGAAGCCATCGCCACAAGGCAATTTCTCGCCAACATCCCCGCCGATCAGCTCGATTGGCAACCACACCCCAAATCACTCACCATCGGCCAACTAGGCCTCCACATCGCCTCCGCCCCATCCGCCATCCTCAACATGCTCAGCGAAGACCGCTTCGAGGTACCTGATTTCAATAAAGGCCCCCGCGAAAACCCCGAATCTCTCCAACACATCCAAGATGCCTTCGAACAAAGCGTGGCCGATTTCAAGGCAGCCGCCGCAACTCTCTCCGACGAATACCTCAGTTCAACCTGGACCATCGTCACCGCAGACGATCAAGACATGCTCGCCCTGCCCCGTTACGCAGCAATCCGCTCTCTACTTTTCAATCACCTCTATCACCACCGCGGTCAACTCGGCGTCTTCCTCCGCCTCATCGGCGCCACCGTCCCCTCAGCCTACGGCCCCTCAGGCGATCAACTCCCCGAATGGGCCGAACAACACGCTGCTCAATAA
- a CDS encoding winged helix-turn-helix transcriptional regulator produces MKEVDSQSTENKQFTSRQKDVIEEAGVRSKCPISIALDLLGDKWTILILRDMLIFGKQYYGDFLKSGEHISTNLLADRLKRLERWKMVTREVDAENAAKVRYQLTEKGRQFAPVLVKLLLWSGEYHEAWLPEGMEERLEKDPMGLERDLLQIMMGQADSRDDEE; encoded by the coding sequence ATGAAAGAAGTTGATTCGCAAAGTACCGAGAATAAGCAGTTTACATCACGTCAAAAAGACGTGATTGAGGAGGCAGGTGTACGTTCGAAGTGTCCGATCAGCATCGCATTGGATCTTTTAGGCGATAAATGGACGATTTTGATTCTGCGTGACATGTTGATTTTCGGGAAGCAGTATTACGGCGATTTTTTGAAATCTGGAGAGCATATCTCGACCAATCTTTTAGCGGATCGCCTCAAACGCTTGGAGCGATGGAAGATGGTCACACGAGAAGTGGACGCAGAGAATGCTGCCAAGGTTCGATATCAACTGACGGAGAAAGGGAGGCAGTTCGCACCGGTTCTGGTGAAGCTGCTGCTTTGGAGTGGTGAGTATCATGAGGCGTGGTTGCCAGAGGGGATGGAGGAGCGATTGGAAAAAGATCCAATGGGATTGGAGCGTGATTTGCTGCAAATCATGATGGGGCAGGCCGACTCAAGGGATGATGAAGAATAA
- a CDS encoding prepilin-type N-terminal cleavage/methylation domain-containing protein — MDRRTRHAFTLIELLVVISIISILIGLLLPALGAARNAALGSVCSNNIRQILIANTIFTNDHKGRVPANRIELKTGVHVTWRAFMARKGYLPETDAWLCPASPSEALTEEGKTISNSNCISDPNANYALNGELVWEYKNEREPMGKLLAENVRRNSEVVLVLETRSYWPDLRYNSVDGRGTSPSASDDDGGGYFAYWHGGKGANWGMFDGHVESMTLSEIAQPDCHWHDANEPEGYHSDWKDRLASAYQ, encoded by the coding sequence ATGGATAGACGTACCCGTCATGCGTTCACACTTATCGAATTACTGGTCGTGATCAGCATTATTTCAATCTTGATCGGTCTGCTGCTGCCAGCACTCGGGGCTGCCCGAAATGCTGCGCTTGGCTCTGTCTGTAGCAACAATATTAGACAGATTTTGATCGCCAATACGATCTTTACGAATGACCATAAAGGCCGGGTGCCCGCGAACCGGATTGAACTGAAAACCGGTGTCCATGTGACTTGGCGCGCATTCATGGCGAGAAAGGGCTATTTGCCCGAAACTGATGCATGGCTATGCCCCGCCTCACCCTCTGAGGCGCTGACTGAAGAGGGCAAAACCATCAGCAACTCCAACTGCATCAGTGACCCCAATGCTAACTATGCACTTAATGGTGAGTTGGTCTGGGAGTATAAGAATGAGCGTGAGCCAATGGGCAAACTGCTCGCTGAAAATGTGAGGCGGAATTCAGAGGTCGTCCTGGTGCTTGAAACACGGTCATATTGGCCTGACTTGCGTTATAACTCTGTGGATGGTCGCGGTACTTCGCCGAGCGCATCTGATGATGATGGTGGTGGCTATTTTGCATATTGGCACGGCGGCAAAGGCGCTAACTGGGGTATGTTCGATGGGCATGTTGAATCAATGACATTAAGTGAAATTGCTCAGCCGGATTGCCACTGGCATGATGCAAACGAGCCTGAAGGCTATCACAGCGATTGGAAAGATCGCCTTGCCAGCGCATATCAATAA
- a CDS encoding D-cysteine desulfhydrase family protein → MNTKTAPELDQLPRTRFADLPTAIERMDKLEAALSAELERPVPELWVKRDDQTGLAFGGNKTRKLEFLIADAVAQGARCVITAGAAQSNHCRQTAAAAVKVGLDCHLVLVGQKPEKSNGNLLLDELLGAKVHWCTREERPALMESLNKQLEEAGENPYLIPVGGSNEIGSVGYVVAMQEMMGKLGVFGERPTHIVFPTGSGGTQVGLVVGAKLCGYEGKIIGVNVSKGSGEGPTFEEQMAEIALKTAKRIGSEDTFTADDFIVNQNYLGVGYGVVTDAEREAISLLAKTEGLFVCPVYTGRAMAGLLDMVRSGELTADDKVVFWHTGGGPALFAYRDELNV, encoded by the coding sequence ATGAATACCAAGACCGCCCCTGAATTGGATCAATTACCTCGCACTCGATTTGCTGACCTACCCACCGCGATTGAGCGCATGGATAAGCTTGAAGCGGCGCTCAGTGCTGAGCTTGAAAGGCCTGTCCCCGAATTGTGGGTGAAGCGAGATGATCAGACCGGTCTTGCGTTTGGTGGTAACAAAACGCGGAAACTCGAATTCCTCATCGCTGATGCGGTTGCTCAGGGTGCTAGATGTGTGATCACTGCCGGTGCTGCTCAATCGAATCACTGCAGGCAAACAGCTGCAGCAGCAGTCAAAGTGGGCCTTGATTGTCACCTCGTGCTTGTCGGCCAAAAGCCAGAAAAATCGAACGGTAATCTGCTGTTAGATGAGTTGCTTGGTGCGAAAGTCCATTGGTGTACCCGTGAGGAGCGACCAGCCCTGATGGAGTCACTCAATAAGCAGCTCGAAGAAGCTGGTGAGAATCCATACCTCATCCCCGTGGGCGGTAGCAATGAAATCGGTAGCGTTGGCTACGTCGTTGCGATGCAGGAAATGATGGGTAAGCTTGGCGTTTTTGGCGAACGCCCAACACATATTGTCTTTCCTACAGGCAGTGGTGGCACGCAAGTTGGTCTGGTTGTTGGCGCAAAACTATGTGGTTATGAAGGCAAGATCATCGGAGTGAATGTTTCGAAAGGTAGCGGTGAGGGCCCGACCTTCGAAGAGCAGATGGCAGAGATCGCTCTGAAGACTGCGAAGCGTATTGGCTCAGAAGATACATTCACTGCTGACGATTTTATTGTGAATCAGAATTATCTCGGCGTTGGTTACGGTGTCGTCACGGATGCTGAACGCGAGGCGATTTCATTATTAGCCAAAACCGAAGGGCTTTTTGTATGTCCTGTTTACACAGGTCGCGCCATGGCAGGTTTGCTCGACATGGTACGGTCAGGCGAGTTGACCGCAGATGACAAAGTCGTTTTCTGGCATACCGGCGGCGGCCCCGCGCTCTTCGCTTATCGTGACGAACTGAATGTATAG
- a CDS encoding winged helix-turn-helix domain-containing protein yields MPDLNKIIHQPARLKIMAMLNAMPIDADVDFVYLRDELKMTDGNLGSHLTKLEDANYLKQKKTFVGKKPRTYIRLTSKGRSHFETHVTLLKEILG; encoded by the coding sequence ATGCCCGATTTAAATAAAATCATTCACCAGCCCGCTCGCCTGAAGATCATGGCGATGCTCAATGCCATGCCCATTGACGCAGACGTCGATTTTGTTTACCTGCGAGATGAATTGAAGATGACGGATGGTAATCTCGGTTCGCATCTTACTAAGCTGGAAGATGCTAACTATCTGAAACAAAAAAAAACTTTCGTCGGTAAAAAACCACGTACTTATATTAGACTCACCAGCAAAGGCCGCTCGCATTTTGAAACGCATGTCACGCTACTCAAAGAGATTTTGGGCTAG
- the panC gene encoding pantoate--beta-alanine ligase, protein MDIAKTIEEVRKMRYSTPGKIALVPTMGALHEGHLSLVEEGYKHADHVIVYIFVNPTQFAPHEDFDAYPRSIDDDLAKLKKVGVKHIFLPNIDEIYPADGIPCEVDVANLNGILEGEFRPHFFGGVCRVLTKMFNIVQPHFAVMGQKDYQQLQIVTAMVEDMCMPMRVIAAPTKREDDGLAMSSRNVYLNDKERRQSTGIFKALQQAKHMIEVGGETDPEVVESAMNDIISTHHFDSIDYATIRHPRTLQPIDCIEPKLSGGVVGLIAAHMGKTRLIDNMIFGSNQ, encoded by the coding sequence ATGGATATAGCGAAAACAATCGAAGAAGTTCGTAAGATGCGTTACTCAACGCCGGGTAAGATTGCGCTTGTACCGACGATGGGCGCGCTGCATGAAGGGCATCTTTCTCTGGTGGAAGAGGGGTATAAACATGCGGATCATGTGATTGTGTATATATTCGTGAATCCAACCCAGTTTGCTCCACATGAAGATTTTGATGCTTATCCTCGATCGATTGATGATGATTTAGCGAAACTGAAGAAGGTTGGTGTAAAACATATTTTTTTGCCAAACATAGATGAGATTTATCCGGCTGATGGGATACCGTGTGAGGTTGATGTCGCAAATTTAAATGGGATTCTAGAGGGAGAATTTCGGCCGCATTTTTTTGGTGGGGTATGTCGCGTGCTGACTAAGATGTTTAATATCGTACAGCCTCATTTTGCGGTGATGGGACAAAAAGATTATCAGCAGTTACAGATTGTCACGGCAATGGTCGAGGATATGTGCATGCCCATGCGCGTGATCGCTGCACCGACAAAACGAGAAGATGATGGGTTGGCGATGTCATCGAGGAATGTTTATCTGAATGACAAGGAACGTCGGCAATCGACTGGGATTTTCAAGGCATTACAACAGGCTAAACACATGATTGAGGTGGGGGGAGAGACAGATCCTGAGGTGGTCGAATCAGCTATGAATGATATTATTTCTACGCATCATTTTGACTCGATTGACTATGCAACGATTAGACACCCACGTACTTTGCAACCGATTGATTGTATTGAACCTAAACTCAGCGGCGGTGTTGTCGGTCTTATTGCTGCTCACATGGGCAAAACACGGCTAATCGATAATATGATCTTTGGATCTAATCAATAG
- a CDS encoding glycosyltransferase family protein, whose amino-acid sequence MHVALLTNTAWIDEELAILKHLIVGLIDERVRVTQVVPETIQETDFAPFVNHVRWKEVRMKSRLISRYMNRHRLGLKAMEMKSLGLDLVHALDGRMWHGGVHIARKLDLPVVLSASSFFDLETARSIRGRLDSERTVITAATQPLAAAIERAVHNKVPVQLVPTGIYRASRYVHDEAVGTSLSAIISGNGRLDGHYQALLQGMSEVVKIHPNIQFFFDGQGVDQHNIWQMAERLNLLPNISIIPRQVGHREILLRADVLIHPQPLGRARSITLQAMARKIPILAHEDAWLDYLLPDKTAWVVSGDSISSRTWRNLLLRVMEQPDATLELGESARNWVTTNRLASQQITRLSAIYKMLAPQTQNIRFPSSK is encoded by the coding sequence ATGCATGTTGCACTGCTGACGAATACGGCGTGGATTGATGAAGAACTCGCGATCTTGAAACACTTGATCGTGGGTTTGATTGATGAGCGTGTGCGCGTGACGCAGGTCGTGCCAGAGACGATTCAGGAAACGGACTTTGCACCGTTTGTGAATCATGTCCGATGGAAAGAAGTGCGAATGAAATCGCGATTGATCTCGCGCTACATGAATCGCCATCGGTTAGGACTGAAGGCGATGGAGATGAAATCGCTGGGGCTTGATTTAGTGCATGCGTTAGATGGGCGGATGTGGCATGGCGGGGTGCATATTGCGCGGAAGTTGGATTTACCTGTGGTTTTGAGTGCGTCATCATTTTTCGACTTGGAAACAGCGCGATCGATACGGGGACGACTGGATTCTGAGCGGACAGTGATTACGGCGGCGACACAACCATTGGCGGCGGCGATTGAACGAGCGGTACATAATAAGGTGCCAGTACAGTTGGTCCCGACTGGGATTTACCGGGCATCACGTTATGTGCATGATGAAGCTGTGGGAACATCATTGTCAGCGATCATTTCTGGTAATGGGCGATTGGATGGTCATTATCAGGCATTATTACAGGGGATGAGTGAGGTGGTGAAGATCCATCCGAACATTCAATTTTTCTTTGATGGGCAAGGAGTAGACCAACATAATATTTGGCAAATGGCGGAGCGATTGAATCTGTTGCCAAACATTTCGATTATTCCGAGGCAGGTTGGGCATCGGGAGATTTTGCTTCGAGCTGATGTATTGATTCATCCTCAACCTTTGGGCAGAGCAAGGTCGATCACACTGCAGGCTATGGCGAGGAAGATACCGATTTTGGCGCATGAGGATGCGTGGTTGGATTATTTGTTGCCGGATAAGACGGCGTGGGTGGTGTCGGGCGATTCGATTTCTTCGCGAACATGGCGAAATTTGTTGTTACGTGTCATGGAACAACCGGATGCAACGCTGGAGCTTGGGGAATCTGCAAGAAATTGGGTCACGACAAATCGATTGGCATCACAGCAGATTACGAGACTGTCTGCGATATACAAGATGCTGGCGCCGCAGACACAGAACATTCGTTTTCCATCGTCGAAGTGA
- a CDS encoding linear amide C-N hydrolase — protein sequence MNREVFTFGVVVMLLIVLALLGTSTNACTEFLVSSVDGGHVVGRSMEFGIDLESELVIQSRGDVFEMPRVEGKVGMSWKNEFGYAYLNGRESEVVADGMNERGLSVGCLYLPGYAKYQEARGGDAKRSIPNDLLGHWLLGNFSDVDEIKEAISDVVVYGRVVDWVGSILPLHYSVYDRRGKGIVIEYTDGQLQVFENRVGVLTNSPPFDWQLENLQNFLGLKAWNPEPERMGDMVVKPAGQGFGLLGLPGDYSPPSRFARILVLREAAVDVANTESGVGLAVHLLNTVDIAKGMVRPAKEDRQDDFDYTQWIVIKALNEKRLYYRTYSSISLYMVDLSKVDFKEGLKRRVLKLSKEPVVIDQTWRMLKDAGE from the coding sequence ATGAATCGAGAAGTATTTACGTTTGGTGTCGTGGTGATGTTGTTGATCGTACTGGCTTTACTGGGAACATCAACAAATGCGTGTACGGAGTTTTTAGTAAGCTCGGTGGATGGGGGGCATGTAGTGGGGCGGTCGATGGAGTTTGGGATTGATTTGGAGAGTGAGTTGGTGATTCAATCACGGGGTGATGTGTTTGAGATGCCGCGAGTTGAGGGGAAAGTGGGGATGAGCTGGAAAAATGAGTTTGGATATGCGTATCTGAATGGGCGGGAGAGTGAGGTGGTCGCAGATGGGATGAATGAGCGGGGGCTATCGGTGGGTTGTTTGTATTTGCCGGGGTATGCGAAGTATCAAGAGGCTCGTGGTGGTGATGCGAAACGCTCAATCCCTAATGATCTGTTAGGGCATTGGTTATTGGGAAATTTTTCGGATGTCGACGAGATTAAGGAGGCAATATCAGATGTCGTGGTGTATGGACGGGTTGTGGATTGGGTTGGGTCTATTCTGCCGTTGCATTATTCGGTTTATGATCGGCGAGGGAAAGGGATTGTGATTGAGTATACAGACGGGCAGTTGCAGGTGTTTGAGAATCGTGTTGGGGTGTTGACGAATTCGCCGCCGTTTGATTGGCAATTAGAGAATCTTCAGAATTTCTTGGGGTTAAAGGCTTGGAATCCTGAGCCAGAACGAATGGGGGATATGGTTGTAAAACCCGCGGGGCAGGGATTTGGGCTGCTGGGTTTGCCTGGAGATTATTCGCCACCATCACGATTTGCCCGCATCTTAGTGTTAAGAGAGGCTGCTGTGGATGTGGCAAACACCGAGAGCGGGGTTGGGCTAGCTGTGCATCTATTGAACACCGTGGACATTGCGAAGGGAATGGTCCGGCCTGCGAAAGAGGATCGACAGGACGATTTTGATTACACGCAATGGATTGTGATCAAGGCATTAAATGAGAAGCGTCTGTATTACAGGACCTATTCATCGATTAGCTTGTATATGGTTGATTTAAGCAAAGTGGATTTTAAGGAGGGATTGAAACGCAGAGTGCTCAAACTGAGCAAGGAGCCGGTGGTGATTGATCAGACGTGGCGAATGCTCAAGGATGCTGGGGAGTGA
- the prmC gene encoding peptide chain release factor N(5)-glutamine methyltransferase: MNTVSTWTTSALLRWTTQHFEKKSIDHPRLSAEMLLAYVIGCERLRLYMDPDRPASELERATLRTLVERASEHEPVDYLVGHAPFFSMMFDVTRDTLIPRPSTETLVEHVIQHARVTPGFTTPLIADICTGSGIIAICLAKHIKDARVIATDISAPALEVAKRNAEKHDVADRIDFRLGNLLEPLQGERFHYLCSNPPYIPDNEWDVLDRNVKEYEPEIALRGGPDGLDFLTPLITQGRDLLYTPGQIVLEIAAAHNRSIQQLADGTNRYANTRVLPDHEALPRILIADTI, encoded by the coding sequence ATGAACACCGTAAGCACATGGACAACCTCAGCCCTGCTTCGCTGGACGACCCAGCACTTCGAGAAGAAAAGCATCGATCATCCTCGCCTCTCTGCAGAGATGCTCCTCGCCTATGTGATTGGCTGTGAACGCCTCCGTCTCTACATGGATCCTGATCGCCCCGCTTCTGAGCTGGAACGTGCAACCTTACGCACGTTGGTCGAGCGCGCTTCAGAGCATGAACCTGTTGACTATCTCGTCGGACATGCCCCTTTCTTCTCCATGATGTTCGATGTGACACGCGACACACTCATCCCTCGCCCATCCACCGAAACCCTTGTCGAACACGTCATTCAGCACGCCCGCGTCACTCCCGGCTTCACAACGCCACTTATCGCCGACATCTGCACCGGTTCCGGCATCATCGCCATCTGTCTCGCTAAACACATCAAGGACGCTCGCGTCATCGCCACTGATATTTCCGCTCCTGCGCTCGAAGTTGCCAAACGTAATGCTGAAAAACATGATGTCGCAGACCGCATCGATTTTCGCCTTGGCAACCTCCTCGAACCGTTGCAAGGTGAACGCTTCCACTACCTATGCTCTAACCCACCGTACATCCCAGATAATGAGTGGGATGTTCTCGATCGCAACGTCAAAGAGTACGAACCCGAGATCGCACTGCGAGGTGGCCCAGACGGCCTCGATTTCCTCACACCCCTCATCACTCAAGGCCGTGATCTCCTCTACACCCCCGGCCAGATCGTCCTTGAAATCGCTGCTGCACACAATCGATCTATTCAACAGTTAGCTGATGGCACGAACCGCTATGCGAATACCCGCGTCCTCCCCGATCACGAAGCTCTCCCTCGCATCCTCATCGCCGATACGATCTAA
- a CDS encoding serine hydrolase codes for MAKGNLEMKLPADLTVDYKFTEYLEKRCSELDLLHSYDVGEDGTEEISLAVINLNPSPTASTPTFAGVNADNFIYPCSIYKMYVAGALLSLIDQGKYDLYQQVTVESPNDVDRSKEIPTDPRPLLAAGDLVTINYLLDLMITRSDNTAANCCIDLATRPAINKILAKYNYAGSEVTRKYLSRSKEDEGYADVPSTMTCALHTSDFLYRVATNQFESPWVSKQLMTLLGRQLDKSKLALGLPASAMTYHKTGWFSYWSGDCMIVSDNTANYVISLILPIPDEDAKPIYKQLAADIHDYIINL; via the coding sequence ATGGCCAAAGGAAATCTCGAAATGAAATTGCCCGCCGACCTCACTGTTGACTACAAGTTCACTGAATACCTCGAAAAACGTTGCAGCGAGCTCGACCTACTCCACTCCTACGATGTTGGCGAAGACGGCACAGAAGAAATCTCACTCGCCGTCATTAACCTTAACCCATCACCCACCGCCAGTACGCCCACTTTTGCAGGCGTGAACGCTGACAACTTTATCTACCCCTGCAGCATCTACAAAATGTACGTCGCAGGTGCGCTCCTCTCTCTCATCGATCAAGGCAAATATGATCTCTATCAACAAGTAACCGTTGAGTCTCCCAATGACGTTGATCGCTCGAAAGAAATCCCAACAGATCCTCGCCCGCTTCTCGCCGCCGGTGATCTTGTCACAATCAATTACCTTCTGGATCTCATGATCACGCGATCCGACAATACCGCCGCTAATTGTTGCATCGACCTCGCAACACGGCCTGCGATCAACAAGATCCTCGCCAAATACAACTACGCAGGCTCCGAAGTGACACGTAAATACCTTTCGCGCTCAAAAGAAGACGAAGGCTATGCCGATGTCCCCTCGACCATGACCTGTGCCCTCCATACCTCAGACTTCCTTTACCGCGTTGCCACCAATCAATTCGAATCGCCCTGGGTTTCAAAGCAGCTCATGACCCTTCTCGGCCGCCAACTCGATAAATCCAAACTCGCCCTCGGCCTCCCCGCCTCTGCCATGACCTATCACAAGACCGGCTGGTTCTCCTATTGGTCCGGCGATTGCATGATTGTCTCCGACAACACCGCCAACTACGTCATCTCGCTCATTCTTCCTATCCCTGACGAAGACGCCAAACCCATCTACAAGCAGCTCGCCGCCGACATCCACGACTACATCATCAATCTCTAA
- a CDS encoding GNAT family N-acetyltransferase — protein sequence MTSVNSTKSTTNDQPSFSCARAQSHESRAAIATLILGEPLPEDPRVDQMIAYATAANYSLKNLWIAKDPQNAILSALLMIPTPGGAGMIFLSPTASADQTPILQALTQAMLAAQPRASANTLYQSLIELNQTHQQTALLAAGFSHLALLNYMQIRLGYASPPSTSQFTQQNIQTHTYSDQSHPLFERAIQDSYIDTLDCPGLLGKRSIQNVIAGHKATGDFDPNLWHVFTQDQSPIAVMLISKLGKNQTAELVYLGIAPSHRNKGLAKQFLSFGMQLASYEAQRKLITAVDNNNVPAVKLYKSLGFIQTGAKNALIYTEKTD from the coding sequence ATGACCTCCGTAAATTCAACTAAATCAACAACTAACGACCAGCCCTCATTCTCATGCGCCCGCGCACAGTCGCATGAGTCGCGTGCCGCCATCGCTACCCTTATCCTTGGCGAGCCGCTCCCCGAAGATCCCCGCGTCGATCAGATGATCGCCTACGCAACTGCCGCCAACTACTCGCTAAAAAATCTCTGGATCGCCAAAGACCCGCAAAATGCCATCCTCTCCGCATTGCTCATGATCCCCACCCCCGGCGGCGCTGGCATGATCTTCCTCTCCCCCACCGCTTCCGCTGACCAAACCCCCATCCTCCAGGCTCTCACACAAGCCATGCTCGCCGCTCAGCCTCGCGCCTCCGCTAACACCCTCTACCAGTCGCTCATTGAACTCAATCAAACTCATCAGCAAACCGCGCTTCTCGCCGCAGGCTTCTCCCACCTCGCCCTACTCAACTACATGCAAATACGTCTCGGCTACGCATCGCCCCCATCCACCTCCCAGTTCACCCAGCAAAACATTCAGACCCACACCTATTCCGACCAGTCCCACCCCCTCTTTGAACGCGCCATTCAAGACTCTTACATCGACACCCTCGACTGTCCCGGCCTCCTCGGCAAACGTTCGATACAAAACGTTATCGCCGGCCATAAAGCCACCGGAGACTTCGACCCCAACCTCTGGCACGTCTTCACCCAAGACCAATCCCCCATCGCCGTGATGCTCATCTCCAAACTCGGTAAGAACCAGACCGCCGAACTTGTCTACCTCGGCATCGCCCCATCGCATCGCAATAAAGGCTTAGCGAAACAATTCCTGTCCTTTGGCATGCAGCTCGCCTCTTACGAAGCGCAACGTAAACTCATTACCGCAGTCGACAACAACAACGTCCCAGCGGTCAAACTATATAAGTCATTAGGATTTATTCAGACTGGCGCGAAGAATGCGCTGATTTATACTGAAAAAACAGATTAA
- the dnaA gene encoding chromosomal replication initiator protein DnaA: MPSTISTSYAITTRIAERLAESLGQRKFAMWFDHSARFNYEPADRRLTVNVPNRFVADWIGRNFEQDLHQAASSEIGSDVELNVCVDPECFNQPASNQQQDAQQTQNPDFNAPATPPSPQFQTPTTHTAHPTNAAGPATLAPNTVVMPRPTSSAPAYSRKLRHALDTFVVGPANELAYSAATRVAEDDATIAGTPLFIHGGCGLGKTHLLQGICNRYRTRNPQARVHYCTGEQFTNEYITAVRTNKLDQFRRRMRQMDLLAVDDIHFIANKSSTQQEFLHCFDHIELSGSNVVLASDSHPKLIKQFTEALVSRCVRGMVVQIHEPDEETRIRIVRALADRRQMILQPSAARELALRADGSVREIEGLLTKLHAFASLGGSRSGGLLEPVGHTLINRLFEAEEKTGRRAKPVRFNDIVDTVSSELQIEQAKILGTSRNKHIVLARSIAIYLTRNMTSMSYPEIATAMGRKTHSTVITAAQRMQRQIDENAPILLPSEASSTTPKELVDRIKRTIKRAPIS; encoded by the coding sequence GTGCCTTCCACCATCTCCACATCCTACGCGATCACTACGCGCATCGCCGAACGCCTCGCCGAATCACTCGGCCAGCGCAAGTTCGCCATGTGGTTCGATCACTCCGCTCGTTTCAACTACGAGCCCGCTGACCGCCGTCTTACCGTCAACGTACCCAATCGCTTCGTCGCCGATTGGATCGGCCGCAACTTCGAACAAGACCTTCACCAAGCCGCCTCCTCAGAAATCGGCTCCGACGTCGAACTCAACGTCTGCGTCGACCCCGAATGCTTCAACCAACCCGCATCAAATCAACAACAAGACGCTCAGCAAACTCAAAACCCAGATTTCAACGCTCCCGCAACACCACCATCACCACAATTCCAAACCCCAACCACACACACTGCACATCCCACAAACGCCGCAGGCCCCGCCACGCTCGCTCCCAACACCGTCGTCATGCCTCGCCCCACCTCCTCAGCCCCTGCTTACTCACGCAAGCTCCGCCACGCTCTCGACACCTTTGTCGTCGGCCCAGCCAACGAACTCGCATACTCCGCCGCCACACGCGTTGCCGAAGACGATGCCACCATCGCCGGAACGCCTCTCTTCATCCACGGCGGATGTGGCCTCGGCAAAACACACCTCCTCCAAGGCATATGCAATCGTTATCGCACACGCAACCCACAAGCCAGAGTCCACTACTGCACCGGCGAGCAATTCACCAACGAATACATCACCGCTGTTCGCACCAACAAACTCGACCAGTTCCGTCGCCGCATGCGTCAGATGGATCTTCTCGCCGTTGACGACATCCACTTCATCGCCAACAAATCCTCTACTCAACAAGAATTCCTCCACTGCTTCGACCACATCGAGCTTTCCGGCTCAAACGTCGTGCTCGCCTCCGACTCACACCCCAAACTCATTAAGCAATTCACCGAAGCGCTCGTCTCCCGTTGTGTTCGCGGCATGGTCGTTCAGATCCACGAACCTGACGAAGAAACACGCATCCGCATCGTCCGCGCTCTCGCCGATCGTCGGCAAATGATCCTTCAACCCTCCGCTGCTCGCGAGCTCGCACTTCGTGCCGATGGCTCTGTCCGCGAGATCGAAGGACTCCTCACCAAGCTCCACGCCTTCGCCTCACTCGGCGGCTCCCGCTCAGGCGGCCTCCTCGAGCCCGTCGGCCACACCCTCATCAATCGCCTCTTCGAAGCCGAAGAAAAGACCGGCCGTCGCGCAAAGCCCGTCCGCTTCAACGACATCGTCGACACCGTCTCCTCCGAACTCCAAATCGAGCAAGCCAAGATCCTCGGCACATCACGCAACAAACACATCGTCCTCGCACGATCCATCGCCATCTACCTCACCCGCAACATGACCTCTATGTCATACCCCGAGATCGCCACCGCCATGGGACGCAAAACCCATTCAACCGTCATCACCGCCGCCCAGCGTATGCAGCGCCAAATCGACGAAAACGCCCCCATCCTCCTCCCCTCCGAAGCCTCATCCACCACCCCCAAAGAACTCGTCGATCGCATCAAACGCACCATCAAACGCGCCCCCATCTCATAA